A genomic stretch from Bordetella sp. N includes:
- the cheY gene encoding chemotaxis response regulator CheY produces MVDKSLKILVVDDFPTMRRIVRNLLKELGFENVDEAEDGAIALDKLRNGGFQFVVSDWNMPNLDGLSMLQQIRADPNLSKLPVLMVTAEAKKENIVAAAQAGANGYVVKPFTAATLEEKLNKIFEKIAG; encoded by the coding sequence ATGGTTGACAAAAGTTTGAAGATCCTGGTGGTGGACGATTTCCCGACGATGCGTCGGATCGTCCGCAACCTGTTGAAAGAATTGGGTTTCGAGAATGTGGATGAAGCCGAGGACGGCGCCATCGCCCTGGACAAGCTGCGCAACGGCGGCTTCCAGTTCGTCGTGTCCGACTGGAACATGCCCAACCTGGACGGCCTGTCCATGCTGCAGCAGATCCGCGCCGACCCCAACCTGTCCAAGCTGCCGGTCCTGATGGTGACCGCCGAGGCGAAGAAGGAAAACATCGTCGCGGCCGCCCAGGCAGGCGCCAACGGCTATGTGGTGAAGCCGTTCACGGCCGCCACGCTGGAAGAGAAGTTGAACAAGATCTTCGAGAAAATTGCCGGTTGA
- the flhB gene encoding flagellar biosynthesis protein FlhB, with the protein MAEESDLEKTEAASPRRLEKAREEGQVPRSRELGTFAVLVGGLAYLWLGAPLLYRGIAGVLHSGLGFDARIPRDTKVMISTAVNSVAEIMMVLAPFFVVVAVVSVAAQLAIGGLVWSTKPLEFKLDKLDPIKGFARIFSWNTLVELVKTLLKAAIVGGIGAVAIWRHHDEMIALMHTTPAEGLMGMLRIVAVCCALIIASMILLVLSDVPWQIFSHMKKLRMSKEDVKKEFKESEGDPLLKARMRQQQRQAARRRMMVEVPRADVVVTNPTHYAVALKYNEGDMSAPRVIAKGTGLIAAHIRQIAEENRVPQLEAPPLARALYKHVEVGKEIPVALYTAVAEVLAWVFQLRAWRPGWVQPSPPTDLPVPSKLDPQAQAAAEGV; encoded by the coding sequence ATGGCAGAAGAAAGCGACCTCGAAAAGACCGAAGCCGCCTCTCCCAGGCGCCTTGAAAAGGCGCGTGAAGAGGGGCAGGTGCCGCGTTCCCGCGAGCTGGGCACCTTTGCCGTGCTGGTGGGCGGACTTGCCTATCTGTGGCTGGGCGCGCCGCTGTTGTATCGCGGCATCGCGGGCGTCCTGCATAGCGGCCTGGGTTTCGATGCCCGCATTCCCCGCGACACCAAGGTCATGATCTCCACGGCGGTGAACAGCGTGGCCGAGATCATGATGGTGCTGGCGCCGTTTTTCGTGGTCGTGGCGGTGGTGTCGGTAGCCGCCCAACTGGCCATCGGCGGCCTGGTCTGGTCGACCAAGCCGCTCGAATTCAAACTCGACAAGCTGGACCCGATCAAGGGGTTCGCGCGCATCTTTTCCTGGAATACGCTGGTCGAGCTGGTCAAGACCCTGCTCAAGGCGGCGATCGTAGGCGGCATCGGCGCCGTCGCGATCTGGCGTCACCACGACGAAATGATCGCCCTGATGCACACCACGCCGGCCGAGGGCCTGATGGGCATGCTGCGGATCGTCGCCGTCTGCTGCGCGCTGATCATCGCGTCCATGATCCTGTTGGTATTGTCCGACGTCCCCTGGCAGATCTTCAGCCACATGAAGAAGCTGCGCATGAGCAAGGAAGACGTCAAGAAGGAATTCAAGGAAAGCGAAGGCGACCCCTTGCTGAAGGCGCGCATGCGCCAGCAGCAACGGCAGGCTGCCCGCCGCCGCATGATGGTCGAAGTGCCCCGCGCCGATGTCGTGGTCACCAACCCGACCCACTATGCCGTGGCCCTGAAATACAACGAAGGCGATATGTCCGCTCCGCGCGTCATCGCCAAGGGCACCGGCCTGATTGCCGCGCATATCCGCCAGATCGCCGAGGAAAATCGCGTGCCCCAGCTGGAAGCCCCTCCGCTGGCGCGCGCTTTGTACAAACACGTGGAAGTGGGCAAGGAAATCCCGGTAGCGCTGTACACGGCCGTGGCCGAGGTGCTGGCCTGGGTTTTCCAGCTGCGCGCCTGGCGTCCGGGCTGGGTTCAGCCGTCACCGCCCACCGATCTGCCGGTGCCGTCCAAGCTTGATCCGCAGGCACAAGCCGCGGCTGAAGGAGTCTGA
- a CDS encoding CheR family methyltransferase — MTTIAAAPSFQVERQFEFRDADFSRVRRMIHERAGISLGEHKREMVYSRLARRLRVLGRVDFASYLDQLEHEVGDPEWEDFVNALTTNLTAFFRESHHFPILSKFVATRPDPVSVWCCAASTGEEPYSIAITLAETLSARSLANASVFATDIDTNVLQKARSAVYPYERVAKIEDERLRRFFLKGKGAATGQVRVRPEIAGLVRYDMLNLLAPGWPIQEKFDAIFCRNVMIYFDKPTQARILERFAPLLKPGGLLFAGHSENFTYISRDFRLRGQTVYECLGRP, encoded by the coding sequence GTGACGACCATAGCGGCGGCGCCGTCTTTCCAGGTTGAACGGCAATTCGAATTTCGCGATGCGGACTTCTCGCGCGTGCGTCGCATGATTCACGAGCGGGCCGGCATATCGCTGGGCGAGCACAAGCGCGAGATGGTCTACAGCCGCCTGGCGCGCCGCCTGCGCGTGCTGGGCCGCGTCGATTTCGCCAGCTATCTGGACCAGCTGGAACATGAGGTGGGCGACCCCGAGTGGGAAGACTTCGTCAACGCGCTGACCACCAACCTGACGGCCTTCTTCCGCGAATCGCACCACTTTCCCATCCTGTCCAAGTTCGTCGCCACGCGCCCCGATCCCGTATCGGTGTGGTGTTGCGCGGCGTCGACGGGCGAGGAACCGTATTCGATCGCCATCACGCTGGCCGAGACCTTGAGCGCCCGTTCGCTCGCCAACGCCAGTGTGTTCGCCACCGACATCGACACGAATGTATTGCAGAAGGCCCGCAGCGCCGTCTACCCCTATGAGCGCGTCGCCAAGATCGAAGATGAGCGCCTGCGCCGCTTCTTCCTCAAGGGCAAGGGCGCGGCCACGGGGCAGGTGCGCGTGCGGCCTGAAATCGCGGGGCTGGTGCGCTACGACATGCTGAACCTGCTGGCGCCCGGGTGGCCGATCCAGGAAAAGTTCGACGCCATCTTCTGCCGCAACGTCATGATCTATTTCGACAAGCCGACCCAGGCGCGGATCCTGGAGCGCTTCGCCCCCTTGCTCAAGCCGGGCGGCTTGTTGTTTGCCGGCCACTCCGAGAACTTCACCTATATCAGCCGGGATTTCCGCCTGCGTGGGCAGACGGTGTACGAATGTTTGGGCAGGCCGTAG
- the cheZ gene encoding protein phosphatase CheZ: MESSDNTQADAPTAEPSDLIHRIASLTRMLRDSMKELGLDQAIKDAAEAIPDARDRLRYVAQMTEQAANRVLNAIDGAQPVQEDLARNAKQLESRWDEWFDKPLEMPQARELVKDTRAFLQGVPAQTQITQSKLMEIMMAQDFQDLTGQVIMRMMDVVGAIERELLQVLLDSVPTEKRDEANSLLNGPQVNPDGKADVVTSQDQVDDLLASLGF; the protein is encoded by the coding sequence ATGGAAAGTTCGGACAACACCCAGGCTGACGCACCGACCGCCGAGCCCAGCGACCTGATCCACCGTATCGCCTCGCTGACGCGCATGCTGCGCGACAGCATGAAGGAACTGGGGCTGGATCAGGCCATCAAGGACGCGGCCGAGGCCATTCCCGACGCGCGCGATCGCCTGCGCTACGTCGCCCAGATGACGGAGCAGGCTGCCAACCGCGTGCTCAACGCCATCGATGGCGCGCAACCGGTGCAGGAAGACCTGGCGCGCAATGCCAAGCAGCTGGAATCGCGTTGGGACGAATGGTTCGACAAGCCTCTGGAGATGCCGCAGGCGCGTGAACTGGTCAAGGACACGCGGGCGTTCCTGCAGGGCGTGCCGGCGCAGACCCAGATCACGCAGTCCAAATTGATGGAAATCATGATGGCGCAGGATTTCCAGGATCTGACGGGCCAGGTGATCATGCGCATGATGGACGTGGTCGGCGCCATCGAGCGGGAACTCCTGCAGGTGCTGCTGGACAGCGTGCCTACCGAGAAGCGCGACGAGGCCAATTCCCTGCTGAACGGCCCCCAGGTCAACCCCGACGGCAAGGCCGACGTGGTGACCAGCCAGGATCAGGTGGACGACCTGCTGGCCAGCCTGGGCTTCTAA
- a CDS encoding chemotaxis response regulator protein-glutamate methylesterase — protein sequence MQKKINVLCVDDSALVRGLMTEIINSQPDMTVVATAPDPLVARELIKKHNPDVLTLDVEMPRMDGLDFLEKLMRLRPMPVLMVSSLTERGSEITLRALELGAIDFVTKPKLGIRDGLLEYTELIADKIRAAAKARLPEAPHANAPRPVPQILRSPLSSSEKLVIIGASTGGTEAIRHVLQPLPADSPAILITQHMPAGFTRSFAQRLDALCSVTVREATHGERVLPGHVYLAPGGEMHMRLGRSGANYVIELDPSDPVNRHRPSVDVLFHSAAAAAGRNAIGVILTGMGKDGAVGLLEMKRAGARTLAQDEASCVVFGMPREAIALGAADEVVALGAMSERILANVGDRGHRV from the coding sequence ATGCAAAAGAAAATCAACGTATTGTGCGTGGACGATTCAGCGCTGGTGCGCGGCTTGATGACGGAGATCATCAACAGCCAGCCGGACATGACGGTGGTCGCCACGGCGCCCGATCCGCTGGTGGCGCGCGAGCTGATCAAGAAGCACAATCCCGACGTCCTGACCCTGGACGTTGAAATGCCGCGCATGGACGGCCTGGATTTCCTCGAAAAGCTGATGCGCCTGCGGCCCATGCCGGTGCTGATGGTGTCGTCGCTGACCGAGCGCGGTTCGGAAATCACCTTGCGCGCCCTGGAGCTGGGCGCCATCGACTTCGTCACCAAGCCCAAGCTGGGCATCCGTGACGGCCTGCTTGAATACACCGAGCTGATCGCCGACAAGATCCGCGCCGCCGCCAAGGCGCGCCTGCCCGAGGCGCCGCATGCGAATGCGCCGCGGCCGGTGCCGCAGATCCTGCGCTCGCCTTTGTCGAGCTCGGAAAAGCTGGTCATCATCGGCGCTTCCACGGGCGGCACCGAAGCCATTCGCCACGTCCTGCAGCCGCTGCCGGCGGACAGTCCCGCCATTCTTATCACCCAGCACATGCCGGCCGGCTTCACGCGTTCCTTCGCGCAGCGGCTCGATGCGCTGTGCAGCGTGACGGTGCGCGAAGCCACGCACGGCGAGCGGGTGTTGCCTGGGCACGTCTATCTGGCGCCGGGCGGCGAAATGCATATGCGCCTGGGCCGCAGTGGGGCAAACTACGTGATCGAACTCGACCCGTCCGATCCGGTCAACCGGCATCGGCCTTCGGTCGACGTACTGTTTCATTCGGCCGCCGCGGCGGCCGGCCGCAACGCCATTGGCGTCATCCTTACCGGTATGGGCAAGGACGGCGCGGTTGGCCTGCTCGAAATGAAACGCGCCGGCGCGCGCACCCTGGCTCAAGACGAAGCCAGCTGCGTCGTGTTCGGCATGCCGCGCGAGGCGATCGCCCTCGGCGCGGCGGATGAAGTAGTTGCGCTAGGCGCAATGAGCGAACGTATCCTGGCCAATGTGGGTGACCGCGGCCATCGCGTCTGA